The Labrus mixtus chromosome 16, fLabMix1.1, whole genome shotgun sequence genome window below encodes:
- the LOC132991046 gene encoding glutathione S-transferase A-like — MAQDMTLLWGSGSPPCWRVMIALEEKNLQGYNQKLLSFDKKENKSQEVLDLNPRGQLPTFKHGDIIVNESYAACFYLESQFKSQGNKLIPDSQTEQALMYQRMFEGSTFYDKLNAVIYYEWYVPEGERHDSALTRHKEALTTELKLWEGYLQKLGSNTCLAGPTFSLADVIVLPTVATLFRFGMSAERYPNLGAYYALLKERPSIKASWPPHWLENPKGVDTLKDI, encoded by the exons ATGGCCCAGGACATGACTCTGCTGTGGGGCTCCGGCTCTCCTCCGTGCTGGAGGGTGATGATCGCTCTGGAGGAGAAGAACCTGCAGGGATACAACCAGAAACTGCTCTCCTTTGATAAAAAAGAGAACAAGTCCCAAGAAGTGTTAGATTTAAATCCAAGGGGACAG cttccCACCTTCAAACATGGTGACATCATTGTGAATGAATCCTATGCAGCCTGCTTTTACCTGGAG AGTCAGTTTAAGTCCCAGGGCAACAAGCTGATCCCAGACAGCCAGACAGAGCAAGCGCTGATGTACCAACGCATGTTTGAGGGTTCCACCTTCTACGATAAACTCA atgcaGTCATTTACTATGAGTGGTACGTccctgagggagagagacatgaCTCGGCCCTGACGAGACACAAGGAGGCTCTGACCACTGAACTGAAGCTCTGGGAGGGTTACCTGCAGAAG CTGGGCTCCAACACTTGCCTAGCTGGACCGACCTTCTCTCTGGCAGATGTGATCGTGCTTCCGACTGTTGCCACCCTTTTCAGATTTGG GATGTCTGCGGAGCGTTACCCCAACTTGGGAGCGTATTATGCTCTGCTGAAGGAGCGGCCCAGCATCAAAGCCAGCTGGCCTCCACACTGGCTGGAGAACCCCAAGGGCGTAGACACACTCAAAGACATCTGA
- the LOC132990957 gene encoding glutathione S-transferase A-like, giving the protein MAKDMTLLWGSGSPPCWRVMIALEEKNLQGYNQKLLSFEKGEHKSQEVMSMNPRGQLPAFKHGENVLNESYAACMYLESQFKSQGTKLIPDCPKGQAMMYQRMFEAFALTDKMANVVYYNYKVPEGERHDCAVKRNRETLKAEAQMWEGYLQKICASAQESCCFLAGKCFTLADVAVFPSIAYLFRYGLSEERYPKLAAYYNCLKERPSIKASWPPTWLETPGQDLLKDL; this is encoded by the exons ATGGCCAAGGACATGACTCTGCTGTGGGGCTCCGGCTCTCCTCCCTGCTGGAGGGTGATGATCGCTCTGGAGGAGAAGAACCTGCAGGGATACAACCAGAAACTGCTCTCCTTTGAGAAAGGGGAGCACAAGTCGCAGGAAGTCATGTCCATGAATCCCAGGGGACAG CTTCCAGCCTTCAAACACGGAGAAAATGTCCTGAATGAATCATACGCAGCATGCATGTACCTGGAG agccagttcaagtcccaggGAACCAAGCTGATCCCTGACTGTCCTAAGGGGCAGGCAATGATGTACCAGCGCATGTTTGAGGCTTTCGCACTTACCGACAAGATGG ccaatGTTGTCTACTACAACTACAAGGTcccagaaggagagagacacgATTGTGCTGTGAAGAGAAACCGAGAAACTCTCAAAGCTGAGGCCCAGATGTGGGAGGGATACCTGCAGAAG ATTTGTGCATCAGCACAGGAGTCATGCTGTTTCCTGGCAGGAAAGTGCTTCACCCTGGCTGATGTGGCTGTTTTCCCAAGCATCGCTTATCTCTTCCGCTATGG GTTATCCGAAGAGCGTTATCCTAAACTGGCAGCTTACTATAACTGTCTGAAGGAGCGGCCCAGCATCAAAGCCAGCTGGCCTCCTACCTGGCTCGAGACCCCTGGACAGGACCTACTGAAGGACCTCTAA
- the LOC132991212 gene encoding coagulation factor XI-like yields MMRTYLILLGLLSLCGLCFSSECNAAFQQNEDFPGTDIQQLYSPDAAHCQHLCTQHPSCQFFSFIRSDWTRDDRHFYCYLKSTPSGVPNKRTPLLGITSGFSLKPCNPVPQPCLSKVYQNVDFPGADYKQLFTADYESCQRACTQDPSCQFFTFVNDVFTRESIRYKCHLKFSWTIPRPPLVLGKAGVVSGFSHKTQMGLNFDTACQGKLFQNTAIPGNHLQALPASSAEHCQMLCSAHPSCTFFTFIRESFTCNLKSNVNEMVTVAKAGVTSGLPERFCQLDNSWVKQALEDVDFQGSDIGFEYMDDAETCQRKCSEDANCQFYAYASERVPNPDYWRRCYFKRVITMPVPPRVTKVANLVSGFTLKNCQSALHTLTAV; encoded by the exons ATGATGAGAACCTATCTGATTTTGTTGGGTCTGCTCTCCCTGTGCGGCCTCTGCTTCAGTTCAG AGTGTAATGCAGCGTTTCAGCAGAATGAGGATTTCCCAGGAACAGATATACAACAGCTCTACTCTCCTGATGCTGCGCACTGTCAGCACCTTTGCACCCAGCACCCGTCCTGccagtttttcagttttattcgGTCAGACTGGACCAGAGATGACAG GCACTTCTACTGTTACCTGAAGTCCACGCCCTCTGGAGTGCCAAATAAGAGGACTCCACTGCTGGGCATTACTTCAGGCTTCTCTCTGAAACCCTGCAACCCAGTCCCAC AGCCCTGTCTGTCTAAGGTGTACCAGAATGTCGACTTCCCTGGTGCAGACTACAAGCAATTATTCACAGCTGACTATGAGAGCTGTCAGAGAGCCTGCACACAGGACCCATCCTGTCAGTTCTTCACTTTTGTGAATGATGTCTTCACACGAGAATCTATCAG GTACAAGTGTCACCTCAAGTTCAGCTGGACAATCCCCAGGCCACCTCTTGTTTTAGGGAAGGCCGGTGTAGTGTCTGGATTCTCCCACAAAACACAAATGGGCCTAAACTTTGACACAG CCTGTCAGGGCAAGCTttttcaaaacactgccatCCCAGGAAACCACCTACAGGCTCTGCCCGCCTCCTCTGCTGAACACTGTCAGATGCTGTGCTCCGCACATCCATCCTGCACCTTCTTCACTTTTATACG TGAAAGCTTCACGTGTAACCTGAAGAGTAACGTAAATGAAATGGTGACCGTGGCTAAAGCAGGAGTCACCTCTGGATTACCAGAACGCTTTTGTCAGCTCGATAACA GCTGGGTAAAGCAAGCTCTAGAAGATGTTGATTTCCAAGGTTCTGACATTGGCTTTGAGTATATGGATGATGCAGAAACATGTCAGAGGAAATGTTCTGAGGATGCCAACTGCCAGTTCTACGCATACGCCAGTGAACGCGTTCCTAACCCTGACTACTG GCGCCGCTGCTATTTCAAACGTGT